Proteins found in one Pararge aegeria chromosome 12, ilParAegt1.1, whole genome shotgun sequence genomic segment:
- the LOC120627915 gene encoding protein obstructor-E-like — protein MALGEDEMELNAKGCPKDTMIFKILPHDDCNKFYKCSNGEPYEFKCPETLMFNLNESVCDWPNQVDCGNRKLVTPTPETNDDDDAVSVCAREGSDGLLVAHEYCNHLYMCARGLPVDITCPEPLLFNTDSKLCDWESQVDCGDRLKEKESESQEK, from the coding sequence ATGGCTTTGGGCGAAGACGAAATGGAATTGAATGCAAAGGGATGTCCCAAAGATAccatgatttttaaaattttgcctCACGACGattgcaataaattttataaatgtagcaATGGAGAGCCATACGAGTTTAAATGTCCAGAGACACTTATGTTTAATTTGAACGAAAGTGTATGTGATTGGCCAAACCAGGTGGACTGTGGAAATCGAAAGTTGGTAACGCCTACCCCGGAGAccaatgatgatgacgatgctgTTTCTGTTTGTGCTCGCGAAGGATCTGACGGGTTGCTCGTTGCACATGAATATTGCAACCACTTGTACATGTGTGCTCGTGGACTACCAGTAGACATAACATGTCCCGAACCCCTTCTTTTTAATACAGACTCGAAGCTTTGCGACTGGGAAAGTCAGGTTGACTGTGGAGACAGACTTAAGGAAAAAGAAAGTGAAAGTCAAGAAAAATGA